From one Halothece sp. PCC 7418 genomic stretch:
- a CDS encoding glycine/sarcosine N-methyltransferase, whose translation MAIKEKQVQDYGENPIEVRDSDHYQNEYIEGFVEKWDELINWHARSSSEGEFFIKTLKEHGAKRVLDAATGTGFHSIRLIEAGFDVASVDGSVEMLVKAFENATRKDQILRTVHSDWRQVTRHIQERFDAVICLGNSFTHLFSEEDRRKTLAEFYSVLKHDGILILDQRNYDLILDEGFKSKHTYYYCGDNVKAEPEYVDDGLARFRYEFPDQSVYHLNMFPLRKDYVRRLLHEVGFQDITTYGDFQETYHQDDPDFYIHVAKKD comes from the coding sequence ATGGCTATCAAAGAAAAACAAGTTCAAGACTACGGCGAGAATCCCATTGAAGTTCGCGATAGTGACCACTACCAAAATGAGTACATCGAAGGCTTTGTTGAAAAGTGGGATGAACTGATTAACTGGCACGCCCGTTCTAGCAGCGAAGGGGAATTTTTTATTAAAACCCTCAAAGAACACGGTGCAAAGCGTGTCCTCGATGCTGCAACTGGAACTGGATTCCACTCCATTCGTCTCATTGAAGCTGGCTTTGATGTCGCAAGCGTCGATGGTAGTGTGGAAATGCTGGTCAAAGCATTTGAAAACGCCACTCGTAAAGACCAAATCCTCAGAACCGTTCACTCTGACTGGCGACAAGTGACTCGGCATATTCAGGAACGGTTTGATGCAGTGATTTGTCTAGGAAACTCCTTTACTCACCTCTTCTCAGAAGAAGATCGTCGCAAAACCCTCGCTGAGTTCTATTCCGTCTTAAAACATGACGGAATTTTAATTTTAGACCAACGGAATTATGACTTGATTCTGGATGAAGGGTTTAAGAGCAAGCATACCTACTACTACTGTGGCGATAATGTCAAAGCAGAACCCGAATATGTTGATGATGGGTTAGCGCGTTTCCGTTACGAATTCCCTGATCAGAGTGTTTATCACCTCAATATGTTCCCATTGCGGAAAGATTATGTTCGTCGTCTGCTTCATGAAGTGGGCTTTCAAGATATCACGACTTATGGTGATTTCCAAGAAACCTATCATCAAGATGATCCCGACTTTTATATTCACGTTGCGAAAAAAGACTAA